A genomic stretch from Nitrobacter winogradskyi Nb-255 includes:
- the rpsE gene encoding 30S ribosomal protein S5, with translation MAGERERGGRERSRDREERDSEFVDKLVHINRVAKVVKGGKRFGFAALVVIGDQKGRVGFGHGKAREVPEAIRKATESAKRNLTRVPLREGRTLHHDIAGRHGAGRVYLRAAPAGTGIIAGGPMRAVFETLGIQDVVAKSVGSSNPYNMVRATFDALKHQDSPRSVSARRNIKVSTLQSRRVGGDAEAVAE, from the coding sequence ATGGCAGGTGAACGCGAACGCGGCGGACGCGAACGGAGCAGGGATCGCGAGGAGCGCGACAGCGAGTTCGTCGACAAGCTCGTCCACATCAACCGCGTGGCGAAAGTCGTCAAGGGCGGTAAGCGCTTCGGTTTCGCGGCGCTGGTCGTGATCGGCGATCAGAAGGGCCGCGTCGGATTCGGGCATGGCAAGGCGCGTGAGGTTCCGGAAGCGATCCGCAAGGCGACGGAATCGGCGAAGCGCAATCTGACGCGTGTTCCGCTGCGCGAAGGCAGGACGCTGCATCACGACATCGCAGGCCGCCACGGCGCAGGCCGCGTCTATCTGCGCGCGGCGCCGGCCGGCACGGGCATCATCGCCGGTGGCCCGATGCGCGCGGTGTTCGAGACGCTCGGCATCCAGGACGTGGTGGCGAAGTCGGTCGGCTCGTCCAACCCTTATAACATGGTCCGCGCGACCTTCGATGCGCTGAAGCATCAGGATTCACCGCGCTCGGTTTCGGCCCGCCGCAACATCAAGGTCTCCACGCTGCAATCGCGTCGTGTGGGTGGTGATGCGGAGGCTGTTGCCGAATAG
- the rpsH gene encoding 30S ribosomal protein S8 — MSTHDPISDLITRIRNAQMRSKPKVSTPGSKMRANVLEVLKSEGYIRGYASVEHSSGRSELEIELKYFDGEPVIREIERVSRPGRRVYASVKNLPRVNNGLGISVLSTPKGIMADHEARDANVGGEVLFTVF; from the coding sequence ATGTCCACGCACGATCCGATCAGCGATCTCATCACCCGCATTCGCAACGCGCAGATGCGCAGCAAGCCCAAGGTTTCGACTCCGGGCTCGAAGATGCGCGCCAACGTGCTCGAGGTTCTCAAAAGCGAAGGCTATATCCGTGGTTATGCCAGTGTCGAGCATTCCTCGGGACGCAGCGAGCTTGAGATCGAGTTGAAGTATTTCGACGGGGAGCCCGTGATTCGCGAGATCGAGCGCGTTTCCAGGCCCGGCCGTCGCGTTTACGCCTCGGTGAAAAATCTACCCCGCGTCAACAACGGGTTGGGAATCTCGGTGCTGTCGACGCCGAAGGGGATCATGGCTGACCACGAGGCGCGCGACGCCAATGTGGGCGGTGAAGTTCTCTTTACGGTGTTCTAG
- the rplE gene encoding 50S ribosomal protein L5: MAETAYVPRLRAEYDKSIRSRLTEQFGYVNVMQVPRLDKVVLNMGIGEAVNDRKKAEAAAGDLSLIAGQKAVVTYSRVAISTFKLRENQPIGCKVTLRKTKMYEFIDRLVNVALPRVRDFRGLNPKSFDGRGNYSLGIKEHIIFPEIDFDKVGESWGMDVTVCTTAQTDDEARALLTAFNFPFRQ; encoded by the coding sequence ATGGCTGAGACGGCTTACGTGCCGCGCCTGCGCGCGGAGTATGACAAGAGCATCCGGTCCCGGCTGACCGAGCAGTTCGGCTATGTCAACGTCATGCAGGTGCCTCGCCTCGACAAGGTGGTTCTCAACATGGGAATCGGCGAGGCCGTGAACGATCGTAAAAAGGCCGAGGCGGCGGCGGGCGACCTGTCTTTGATCGCGGGCCAGAAGGCGGTCGTGACTTACTCGCGTGTCGCCATTTCGACCTTCAAGTTGCGTGAGAACCAGCCGATTGGCTGCAAGGTGACGCTGCGCAAGACGAAGATGTACGAATTCATCGATCGTCTCGTGAACGTTGCGCTGCCGCGCGTCCGCGACTTCCGTGGTCTCAATCCGAAGAGCTTCGACGGTCGCGGCAATTACTCGCTCGGCATCAAGGAACACATCATTTTCCCGGAGATCGATTTCGACAAGGTCGGGGAAAGCTGGGGCATGGACGTCACGGTCTGCACGACCGCGCAGACGGACGACGAGGCCCGGGCGCTGCTGACAGCATTCAATTTTCCGTTCCGGCAGTGA
- the rplO gene encoding 50S ribosomal protein L15, with the protein MKLSDIADNAGSRKKRMRIGRGIGSGKGKTGGRGGKGQTARSGVRINGFEGGQMPLHRRLPKRGFNNIFRVEFAEINLDRLQDAIDAGSIDANTTINAESLVKSGVVRRAKGGVRLLGRGEIKAKLTVEVHGASKSAIAAVEKAGGTVKILAPKKDEGEAA; encoded by the coding sequence ATGAAACTCAGCGATATCGCCGACAACGCAGGCTCGCGCAAGAAGCGCATGCGGATCGGCCGGGGTATCGGCTCCGGCAAGGGCAAGACCGGCGGCCGTGGCGGCAAGGGACAGACCGCTCGCTCCGGTGTGCGCATCAACGGCTTCGAGGGCGGCCAGATGCCGCTGCATCGGCGGTTGCCGAAGCGCGGCTTCAACAACATCTTCCGCGTCGAGTTCGCCGAGATCAATCTCGATCGGCTTCAGGACGCGATCGATGCCGGTTCGATCGATGCCAACACGACTATCAACGCCGAGTCGCTGGTGAAATCAGGCGTGGTGCGTCGCGCCAAGGGCGGCGTCCGCCTGCTTGGCCGCGGCGAGATCAAGGCGAAGCTGACCGTTGAGGTTCATGGCGCCTCGAAGTCCGCGATCGCGGCGGTTGAGAAGGCGGGCGGCACCGTGAAAATCCTCGCGCCGAAGAAGGACGAAGGTGAGGCGGCGTAA
- the rpsN gene encoding 30S ribosomal protein S14, with the protein MAKKSSIEKNNRRRRMNRNAAAKRARLKAIIGDKTKPMEERFAATLKLAEMPRNSSATRIRNRCELTGRPRSNYRKNKLSRIALRDLGSRGLVPGLVKSSW; encoded by the coding sequence ATGGCAAAGAAGAGTTCGATCGAGAAGAACAACCGGCGCAGGCGGATGAACCGCAACGCGGCTGCGAAGCGCGCGCGGCTGAAGGCCATCATCGGCGACAAGACCAAGCCGATGGAAGAACGCTTCGCCGCGACGCTGAAGCTTGCTGAGATGCCGCGCAACTCGTCCGCGACACGCATACGCAACCGCTGCGAGCTGACCGGGCGTCCGCGTTCGAACTATCGCAAGAACAAGCTGAGCCGCATCGCTTTGCGCGACCTCGGCTCCAGAGGCCTGGTTCCTGGCCTTGTGAAGTCGAGCTGGTAA
- the rplF gene encoding 50S ribosomal protein L6, protein MSRIGKRPVTVPSGVTATVEGQTVKMKGPKGELRFVVHDDVEVKLEDGAVKVAPRYETKRAQALYGTARAQVANLVAGVTKGFEKKLEIIGVGYRAALQGKSLQLALGYSHDVNYAVPEGITIAVPKPTEITITGNDAQRVGQVAAEIRGYRPPEPYKGKGVKYADETIFRKEGKKK, encoded by the coding sequence ATGTCACGCATTGGCAAGAGGCCAGTCACGGTGCCGTCCGGTGTGACCGCGACCGTCGAAGGGCAGACCGTCAAGATGAAGGGGCCGAAAGGCGAGCTTCGATTTGTTGTCCATGATGACGTCGAGGTGAAGCTTGAGGACGGTGCGGTGAAGGTCGCGCCACGATACGAGACCAAGCGGGCGCAGGCGCTGTATGGCACCGCGCGCGCGCAGGTCGCGAATCTCGTCGCCGGCGTCACCAAGGGGTTCGAGAAGAAGCTCGAGATCATCGGCGTCGGCTATCGCGCGGCGTTGCAGGGCAAGTCGTTGCAGCTCGCGCTCGGCTACAGTCACGATGTCAATTACGCCGTCCCGGAGGGGATCACGATCGCTGTGCCGAAGCCGACCGAAATCACGATCACGGGCAATGACGCGCAGCGCGTCGGTCAGGTCGCGGCCGAAATCCGTGGCTATCGTCCGCCGGAGCCCTACAAGGGCAAGGGCGTGAAGTACGCCGACGAAACGATCTTCCGCAAGGAAGGCAAGAAGAAATAA
- the rpmD gene encoding 50S ribosomal protein L30 — MAKAAKTIKVEQTGSAIRRHHSQRSTLVGLKLNKIGRTSELQDTPEIRGMIAKVRHIVRVIDET, encoded by the coding sequence ATGGCCAAGGCCGCAAAAACAATCAAGGTCGAGCAGACCGGCAGCGCAATCCGCCGCCATCATTCGCAGCGCTCGACGTTGGTCGGGCTCAAGCTCAACAAGATCGGCCGGACTTCGGAGTTGCAGGATACGCCTGAAATTCGCGGCATGATCGCGAAGGTTCGGCACATCGTCCGCGTCATCGACGAGACGTAA
- the secY gene encoding preprotein translocase subunit SecY: MVSAAEQLAANLNFSAFSKADELKKRIWFTLGALLVYRLGTYIPLPGIDPTVWQKVFNSQAGGILGMFNMFSGGGIDRMAIFALNIMPYISAAIILQLLTSVSPKLEALKKEGEAGRKVINQYTRYLTVVLAFFQSYGIAVGLQGAGNVVTNPGMFFLLSTAITLTGGTMFLMWLGEQITSRGIGNGISLIIMAGIVAELPSALASMLELGRQGALSTGIILIVLIMVVAVIAFIVFMERAQRRLLIQYPKRQVGNKMFDGQSSHLPLKLNTSGVIPPIFASSLLLLPTTVANFNAGSGPEWFQWINTQLGHGRPMFLILYIALIVFFTFFYTAIVFNPTETADNLKKHGGFIPGIRPGERTAEYIDYVLSRITVPGAVYLAVVCLIPEILISYAAVPFYFGGTSLLIVVSVTMDTVSQVQGYLLAHQYEGLIKKSKLRGRRR, translated from the coding sequence ATGGTCTCAGCAGCGGAACAACTGGCGGCTAACCTTAACTTCTCGGCGTTTTCAAAAGCCGACGAACTGAAGAAGCGCATCTGGTTCACGCTCGGCGCGTTGCTCGTCTATCGGCTGGGTACCTACATCCCGCTGCCGGGCATCGACCCTACGGTCTGGCAGAAGGTGTTCAATTCCCAGGCTGGCGGCATCCTCGGGATGTTCAATATGTTCTCCGGCGGTGGCATCGACCGCATGGCGATTTTCGCCTTGAACATCATGCCGTACATTTCGGCCGCGATCATCCTCCAACTCTTGACCTCCGTATCGCCCAAGCTCGAGGCTCTCAAGAAGGAGGGCGAAGCCGGCCGCAAGGTCATCAATCAATATACCCGGTATCTCACGGTGGTGCTGGCGTTCTTCCAGTCCTACGGCATCGCGGTCGGCCTCCAGGGCGCGGGCAATGTCGTCACCAATCCCGGCATGTTTTTCCTGCTCTCCACCGCGATCACATTGACCGGCGGCACCATGTTTTTGATGTGGCTCGGCGAGCAGATCACGTCACGGGGCATCGGCAACGGCATTTCCCTCATCATCATGGCGGGTATCGTCGCCGAGTTGCCGTCCGCGCTCGCCAGCATGCTCGAACTCGGCCGCCAAGGCGCGCTGTCCACGGGGATCATCCTGATCGTTCTGATCATGGTCGTCGCGGTGATTGCCTTTATCGTATTCATGGAGCGCGCCCAGCGCAGGCTGCTGATCCAGTATCCGAAGCGTCAGGTCGGCAATAAGATGTTTGATGGGCAGTCTTCCCATCTGCCGCTGAAGCTCAACACCTCGGGTGTGATTCCGCCGATCTTCGCGTCGTCGCTGTTGCTGTTGCCGACGACAGTCGCGAACTTCAACGCGGGTAGCGGGCCGGAGTGGTTCCAGTGGATCAATACCCAGCTCGGTCACGGCCGGCCGATGTTTTTGATCCTGTACATCGCGCTGATCGTGTTCTTCACCTTCTTCTACACCGCGATCGTCTTCAATCCGACCGAGACAGCCGACAATCTCAAGAAGCACGGCGGCTTTATTCCGGGCATCAGGCCGGGCGAGCGGACGGCCGAGTACATCGACTACGTTCTCTCGCGCATCACGGTGCCGGGGGCGGTCTACCTCGCGGTTGTCTGCCTTATCCCTGAGATACTGATTTCCTACGCGGCGGTACCCTTCTATTTTGGGGGCACCTCACTGCTGATCGTGGTCAGCGTCACGATGGATACGGTGTCGCAGGTGCAGGGATATCTGCTGGCCCACCAGTATGAAGGTCTGATCAAGAAATCCAAGCTGAGAGGCCGCCGTCGGTGA
- the rplR gene encoding 50S ribosomal protein L18, giving the protein MSKLKITNARRKQRVRLSLRRIANGRPRLSVFRSSKHIYAQVIDDLKGETLASASSLEKAMRDAGNTGADIDAAKAVGKLVAERAVKNGVKEVVFDRGGYLYHGRVKALADAARESGLSF; this is encoded by the coding sequence ATGTCGAAACTGAAGATTACGAATGCCCGGCGCAAGCAACGCGTGAGGCTGTCGTTGCGTCGGATTGCAAATGGCCGTCCGCGGCTGTCGGTGTTCCGCTCGTCGAAGCACATCTATGCCCAGGTCATTGACGACCTGAAAGGCGAGACGCTGGCCTCGGCATCCTCGCTGGAGAAGGCGATGCGCGACGCAGGGAACACGGGCGCCGACATCGATGCGGCCAAGGCCGTCGGCAAGCTTGTGGCGGAGCGGGCGGTGAAGAACGGCGTCAAGGAAGTTGTTTTCGATCGCGGCGGCTATCTCTATCACGGTCGCGTCAAGGCGCTGGCCGATGCCGCTCGCGAGAGCGGATTGAGCTTCTAA